A region of Crenobacter cavernae DNA encodes the following proteins:
- the leuA gene encoding 2-isopropylmalate synthase: MLAHPDRKYRAFQAVALPDRRWPDAHLTAAPLWMSTDLRDGNQALIEPMNAEKKLRLFETLIAAGFKEIEVAFPSASQTDFDFVRRLIEDGHIPIDVTIEVLTQSRDELIERTFESLKGARRAIVHLYNAVAEPWRRIVFHASRDEVKAIAVRGAEKMKALADANPGTEWVFEYSPETFSAAEIDFALEVVDAVSEVWQPTSERKMIVNLPATVEMATPNTYADQIEWMHRNMARRDAIILSVHPHNDRGTGVAAAELALMAGAERVEGCLFGNGERTGNVDIVTLALNLYSQGVPPGLDFSDIDAVRHVAEECTGLPVHPRHPYVGDLVFTAFSGSHQDAIKKGMNAQKPDAVWEVPYLPIDPADLGRSYDAIIRVNSQSGKGGVSYLLQHEHGFDLPRRLQIEFSRAIQRVSDLTGSEVTGDDIFHLFASEYLEQTQPFGYRGHHATRGEHDVKIEAELTLSGEKKTLAGHGSGPLDAFVNALGYPIAVIDYHEHALGSGSAARAVCYIEMRVAGGATRYGVGVDKDIVSAALRALLSGLNRHCLTEGMPKAAVLATEAK, translated from the coding sequence ATGCTCGCCCACCCCGACCGCAAGTACCGAGCGTTCCAAGCCGTCGCGCTGCCCGACCGCCGCTGGCCGGACGCGCACCTGACTGCTGCGCCGCTCTGGATGAGCACCGACCTGCGCGACGGCAACCAGGCGCTGATCGAACCGATGAACGCCGAGAAGAAACTGCGGCTGTTCGAGACGCTGATCGCCGCCGGCTTCAAGGAGATCGAGGTCGCCTTCCCGTCGGCGTCGCAGACCGACTTCGACTTCGTGCGCCGCCTGATCGAAGACGGCCACATCCCCATTGACGTGACGATCGAGGTGCTGACGCAGTCGCGCGACGAGCTGATCGAGCGCACCTTCGAGTCGCTGAAGGGCGCGCGCCGCGCCATCGTCCACCTCTATAACGCGGTCGCCGAACCGTGGCGCCGCATCGTGTTCCACGCGAGCCGCGACGAGGTGAAGGCGATCGCCGTGCGCGGCGCCGAAAAGATGAAGGCGCTCGCCGACGCGAACCCGGGCACCGAATGGGTGTTCGAGTACTCGCCCGAGACCTTCTCGGCGGCCGAGATCGACTTCGCGCTCGAAGTGGTCGACGCCGTGTCCGAAGTCTGGCAACCGACGTCCGAACGCAAGATGATCGTCAACCTGCCGGCGACGGTCGAGATGGCGACGCCGAACACCTACGCCGACCAGATCGAGTGGATGCACCGGAACATGGCGCGCCGCGACGCCATCATCCTGTCGGTCCACCCGCACAACGACCGCGGCACCGGCGTCGCGGCGGCGGAACTGGCGCTGATGGCCGGCGCCGAACGCGTCGAGGGCTGCCTGTTCGGCAACGGCGAACGCACCGGCAACGTCGATATCGTCACGCTGGCCTTGAACCTGTACAGCCAGGGCGTGCCCCCGGGGCTCGACTTCTCCGACATCGACGCGGTGCGCCACGTCGCCGAGGAATGCACCGGCCTGCCGGTCCACCCGCGCCACCCGTACGTCGGCGACCTGGTGTTCACCGCGTTCTCCGGCTCGCACCAGGACGCGATCAAGAAGGGCATGAACGCGCAAAAACCGGATGCGGTCTGGGAAGTGCCCTACCTGCCGATCGACCCGGCCGACCTCGGCCGCAGCTACGACGCGATCATCCGCGTCAACAGCCAGTCGGGCAAAGGCGGCGTCAGCTACCTGTTGCAGCACGAGCACGGCTTCGACCTGCCGCGCCGCTTGCAGATCGAGTTCAGCCGCGCGATCCAGCGCGTCAGCGACCTGACCGGTTCCGAGGTCACCGGCGACGACATCTTCCACCTGTTCGCCAGCGAATACCTCGAACAGACGCAGCCTTTCGGCTACCGCGGCCACCACGCGACGCGCGGCGAGCACGACGTGAAGATCGAGGCCGAGCTGACCCTTTCAGGCGAGAAGAAGACGCTTGCCGGCCACGGCAGCGGCCCGCTCGACGCCTTCGTCAACGCGCTCGGCTACCCGATCGCCGTGATCGACTACCACGAGCACGCGCTGGGCAGCGGTTCGGCGGCGCGCGCGGTGTGCTACATCGAGATGCGCGTCGCGGGCGGCGCGACGCGCTACGGCGTCGGCGTCGACAAGGACATCGTGTCGGCGGCCTTGCGCGCGCTGCTGTCGGGCCTCAACCGCCACTGCCTCACCGAAGGGATGCCAAAGGCGGCCGTGCTGGCCACCGAAGCGAAATAA
- the murB gene encoding UDP-N-acetylmuramate dehydrogenase, which translates to MSLTFHERVSLKPYNTFGIAVSARRFTTLHDLDDLPALLDCAPYREGPVLFLGGGSNLLFTRDYPGLVVKLELSGVRVLAEDETGVLVEAAAGEAWHPFVRLTLAEGWSGLENLSLIPGTVGAAPIQNIGAYGAEVKDTIEAVVCADLDNGGAEVVLGNADCRFAYRDSVFKREAAGRLLVTAVRFRLSKTPDVKTGYGDIAGELARMGIEGEPTPLNVSEAVIRIRSSKLPDPAELGNAGSFFKNPIVDATLAEQLVERFPAMPHYPAGEGRVKLAAGWLIDAAGLKGYREGDAAVHDRQALVLVNHGGASGVEIRALAQKVQDTVFERYGVALEPEPIVL; encoded by the coding sequence ATGAGCCTCACCTTTCACGAGCGCGTGTCGCTCAAGCCGTACAACACCTTCGGCATCGCCGTGTCGGCGCGCCGCTTCACGACGCTGCACGACCTTGACGACCTGCCGGCGCTGCTCGACTGCGCCCCGTACCGCGAAGGCCCGGTGCTGTTTCTCGGCGGCGGCAGCAACCTCTTGTTCACCCGCGACTACCCGGGCCTCGTCGTCAAACTGGAGCTGTCCGGCGTGCGCGTGCTCGCCGAAGACGAGACCGGCGTGCTGGTCGAAGCCGCCGCCGGCGAGGCGTGGCACCCGTTCGTAAGATTAACGTTGGCCGAGGGCTGGTCGGGGCTCGAGAACCTCAGCCTGATCCCCGGCACCGTCGGCGCCGCGCCGATCCAGAACATCGGCGCCTACGGCGCAGAGGTGAAGGACACGATAGAAGCCGTCGTCTGCGCCGACCTCGACAACGGCGGCGCCGAAGTCGTACTCGGCAACGCCGATTGCCGCTTCGCCTACCGCGACAGCGTGTTCAAGCGCGAGGCGGCCGGCCGGCTGCTGGTGACCGCGGTGCGCTTCAGATTGTCGAAGACGCCCGACGTCAAGACCGGCTACGGCGACATCGCCGGCGAACTCGCGCGCATGGGCATCGAGGGCGAACCGACGCCGCTTAACGTCAGCGAAGCGGTGATCCGCATCCGCTCGAGCAAACTGCCCGACCCGGCCGAGCTCGGCAACGCCGGCAGCTTCTTCAAGAATCCAATTGTCGACGCAACGTTGGCCGAGCAGCTCGTTGAACGCTTTCCGGCGATGCCGCACTACCCGGCAGGCGAAGGCCGCGTGAAGCTCGCCGCCGGCTGGCTGATCGATGCGGCTGGCCTCAAGGGCTATAGAGAAGGCGACGCGGCGGTGCACGACAGGCAGGCGCTGGTGCTGGTCAACCACGGCGGCGCGAGCGGCGTTGAGATCCGCGCGCTCGCGCAAAAGGTGCAGGACACGGTGTTCGAACGCTACGGCGTCGCGCTGGAGCCGGAGCCTATCGTGCTCTGA